In the genome of uncultured Paludibaculum sp., the window ACCTGGATGATCGGCGACTCTTCCACCGACATCCTCACCGCCCGCAACGCCGGCGTGCGCTGCGCCGGAGTCACCTACGGCATCAGCCCGGATTCGCTCAAGTCGACCCCGCCCGATTTCCTGATGGACTCGATGCTCGAACTACCCGCGATCCTGTCCGCCAAGCCCTAGCCCGGGGCGCGCGTGGAGAGCATCACGCGCGCCGGCAATACCGGCCCCGCCTGGTCAGTCCGCGCCAACCGCGCAGGCCGGAAATCTCGTTCCAAGACCGCCTGACTCCAAGACCCGCCAACCCGCGATTCCACTACACCCGAACGCTCACGTGGGCGCCTGCCTGGTCCTGTGGTTCAATGGACCTCGTGCGACTCGCCATCACCCTCATGCTCACCGCTTCCCTGCCCCTGGCCGCGGCCGACCGCGCACAATCCCGATCCATCGTCTATTCGCAGGACGGCATCGTCTCCACCAGTCACGTCCTCGCTTCCCAAGCCGGAGCCCAGATCCTGGCCAAAGGCGGCAACGCCGTCGACGCAGCCATTGCCGCCAACGCCGTCCTCGGAGTCGTGGAACCCATGATGTGCGGCATCGGCGGCGACCTCTTCGTCCTCTACTGGGAGGCGAAAACCGGCAAACTGTACGGCCTCAACTCCTCCGGTTGGGCGCCCCAGGGACTCTCCCCCGCTTACCTGGCTCCGAAGGGCGTCACGGCGATGCCGAAGTCGGGCATCGATACGGTCACCGTACCCGGCGCCGTCGAAGGCTGGTCCAAAATGCACGGCCGCTTCGGCAAACTGCCCTGGCGTGAGCTGTTCCCGTCCGCGATCCACTACGCCTCCGAAGGTCATCCCGTCCACGAGATCATCCATGCCGTGTGGTCCGACGCGCGTCTGAAAGTCACACCCGAAGCGATGCGCGTCTTCCTGCCCGGCGGCCATCCGCCCGCCGCCGGTGAAGTCTTCAGGAATCCCGAACTCGGCTCGGCACTCCAACTCATCGCCAGTGAAGGCCGCGACGCCTTCTACAAGGGCGAGATCGCGCGCAAGCTATTGGCCGGTTCCCGCAAGCTCGGAGGCACCATGAACGAAGCCGATCTGGCCGACTTCTCCGCCGAATGGGTGGAGCCCCTCTCCACCACCTACCACGGCTGGCGCGTCTACGAACTGCCGCCCAACGGGCAGGGCATGGCCGCGCTGATGATGCTGAACATCATGGAAACCGCCGGGCACGACTGGCATACCAAGATCGAAGCCATGAAGCTCTCTTACGCCGATGTGATGGCCTACAACGCCGATCCCCGCTTCTCCAAGGTTCCTGTCAAGGGTCTGCTCGACAAGGCCTACGCCGCGCAGCGTGCGAAGCTGATCGACCCCGCAAAGGCGCGCTGCGACGCCGCGGCCGGCCAGCCCTTTGGCAGCGACACCACTTACCTCTCCGTGGTCGACCGCGACGGCAACATCGCGTCGTGGATCCAGAGCATCTATTCCGGCTGGGGCTCGGGCGTGGTAATGGAGGGCCTCGGCTTCCCTCTCCAGAATCGCGGCGGCGGCTTCGTCCTCGACCCCAAGCACCCCAACGTGCTCGCGCCGCGCAAACGCCCCTTCCACACCATCATCCCTGCCTTCATGGAGAAGGATGACGTCCACATCGGCTTCGGCATCATGGGCGGCCCCAATCAGCCGCTGGCCCACGCCCAGTTCGTCTCGAACTTCGTGGACGAGGGCATGAACATCCAGATGGCGCTGGAGTCGCCCCGCTTCACGAAGGATGGCCCGTCCGGCTGCGATGTACAGATCGAGAACCGCGTCCCCGCGGCGACCTTGCGGCAACTCACAGGCTACGGCCACAAGCTTGTGATGCGCGGCGCCTATTCCACCAACATGGGCCGCGGCGCGGTGGTGATGTACGACGCAAAAACCAGGATGAAGCAGGCGGCGGCCGACCCGCGTTCCGACGGCGCAGCCATTCCCGCGCCTGCTCCAGAGACAAAATAGGGGAGCCGCATCGCCGGGTCCTCACTGAAGGTGCCCAGCGCGGCGGCTCCCTGTGCGAGAAGGAACGCCTAGCCGAGGAATCCAAGATTCCGCGTCTGGAAGTTCTTCAGGTTGGGGAAAACCAGATCCAAAGCCGCATCGTCGAGCCCGAACCAGCGCGCCATCGTCGCG includes:
- the ggt gene encoding gamma-glutamyltransferase, whose translation is MDLVRLAITLMLTASLPLAAADRAQSRSIVYSQDGIVSTSHVLASQAGAQILAKGGNAVDAAIAANAVLGVVEPMMCGIGGDLFVLYWEAKTGKLYGLNSSGWAPQGLSPAYLAPKGVTAMPKSGIDTVTVPGAVEGWSKMHGRFGKLPWRELFPSAIHYASEGHPVHEIIHAVWSDARLKVTPEAMRVFLPGGHPPAAGEVFRNPELGSALQLIASEGRDAFYKGEIARKLLAGSRKLGGTMNEADLADFSAEWVEPLSTTYHGWRVYELPPNGQGMAALMMLNIMETAGHDWHTKIEAMKLSYADVMAYNADPRFSKVPVKGLLDKAYAAQRAKLIDPAKARCDAAAGQPFGSDTTYLSVVDRDGNIASWIQSIYSGWGSGVVMEGLGFPLQNRGGGFVLDPKHPNVLAPRKRPFHTIIPAFMEKDDVHIGFGIMGGPNQPLAHAQFVSNFVDEGMNIQMALESPRFTKDGPSGCDVQIENRVPAATLRQLTGYGHKLVMRGAYSTNMGRGAVVMYDAKTRMKQAAADPRSDGAAIPAPAPETK